A genomic region of Trypanosoma brucei brucei TREU927 chromosome 3, complete sequence contains the following coding sequences:
- a CDS encoding hypothetical protein, conserved (similar to Prothymosin alpha. (Swiss-Prot:P06454) [Homo sapiens;]), whose product MKLIAKLGGGGSGNNTKELTISNPEATLNNLRTVIAINFRLPLGSFRLQHATFDLNDDKRLLRNIGIQDGDTITVVAKHEREESGSGSGKSKENGSAVPPPPTTAGTMEGNSEAVTGVEKSGTEEADGDEESEFDENDGSDGSDDDDDDDDGQEAMLARLFEVPNLIEMRQRFLADPEGVLRQISADDPVLLELIAKNRQAFLDLVCNDNFFEELQRDREEGVMTTEEDEEFDEEMLEEVMSQFLAAASDLDDEAVVEQQDEDGSETQRYLDRVPTEVEEEKIEQLMQLGFTREQCKVAFFKAKRSIERAANLLFENPPQL is encoded by the coding sequence ATGAAGCTGATAGCGAAACTCGGTGGTGGGGGGTCGGGTAATAACACGAAGGAACTCACAATTTCCAACCCCGAAGCAACACTCAACAACTTGCGCACCGTCATCGCAATAAACTTCCGCCTTCCATTAGGTAGTTTTCGCTTGCAGCATGCCACTTTCGACCTCAATGACGATAAACGTTTACTGCGCAATATTGGTATTCAGGATGGTGACACCATTACGGTGGTAGCGAAGCATGAGCGAGAGGAGAGTGGGAGCGGGAGCGGGAAATCAAAGGAAAATGGATCTGCAGTACCGCCCCCACCAACCACAGCAGGAACTATGGAAGGGAATTCTGAAGCCGTCACTGGCGTTGAGAAGAGCGGGACGGAAGAAGCCGATGGGGACGAGGAAAGTGAGTTTGATGAGAATGATGGAAGTGATggaagtgatgatgatgatgatgatgacgatggtCAGGAGGCAATGCTCGCACGCCTCTTCGAGGTTCCAAACCTCATTGAGATGCGGCAGCGTTTTCTCGCCGACCCGGAAGGGGTGTTACGGCAAATTAGTGCGGACGATCCGGTGCTTTTGGAACTCATAGCCAAAAACCGCCAGGCCTTTCTCGACCTTGTCTGTAATGACAACTTTTTtgaggagctgcagcgggACAGAGAAGAGGGCGTGATGACAACggaagaggatgaagaatTTGACGAAGAAATGTTAGAGGAAGTAATGTCACAGTTTTTGGCAGCAGCAAGTGACTTGGATGATGAAGCTGTTGTTGAGCAGCAGGATGAAGATGGTAGTGAGACGCAACGCTATTTGGACCGTGTTCCTACGGaggtggaagaggaaaagattgAACAATTGATGCAGCTAGGTTTCACACGAGAGCAGTGTAAAGTAGCCTTCTTCAAGGCAAAGCGAAGCATTGAACGAGCAGCAAATTTGTTGTTCGAGAACCCGCCGCAGTTATAA
- a CDS encoding endosomal integral membrane protein, putative — protein MTRFSCVALGVFAFLISALAVTDAFYIPGVQPRYYAEGDEVHFWVNSLRSLQVLFPKEYYTLPFCRPSEIITKDESIGEIIWGDRIQNSLYVTNMKKNTNCTVLPNCDAVANTKTILSNIDDLEGSIEKGYRGFMNIDNLPVFGEVPPDLLAHCASVPKDMRHTFYRGYWIGTPSACTGKTLINNHLEFVIKYNHAPHDPNKFMVVGLKATPYSIKHSDDGLSCNADMSATGSALDYLTTDDVRGGAVVHWSYGVKWEKSDVIWATRWDEYLHSSVADSSPAFHWLYVCSSLVVVLMCAASVATILMRTLHKDFSRYNSPVLEDGEEESGWKLVHADVFRPPDRAPLLAALTGNGYQVLGMSAGTMLFALLGFLSPARRGALLSAVIFLFVFMSVVSGYVCGFLLKYFGRCEWKHIFFCGCAFPGAIVGVYTFANIINYSHGSSGTIPFSLLFILLSLWILISVPLTVLGASFSFRQESLANPVAVGRLAREIPPQTYMNRTLFLLVVPPIFPLCTIILELNFVLQALWSGQVYYVFGFLALVSFIWVIITALVTVFHLYYVLCRENHQWWWPAFFIPGGFGVPLFVYSIFFYMTQLAIHTFASSLLYFLYMGLISYAYGLAAGAVGLTSGIMFVRKIYGSIKVD, from the coding sequence ATGACTCGCTTCTCGTGTGTTGCGCTTGGCGTCTTTGCCTTCCTCATCTCTGCATTGGCTGTGACTGACGCCTTTTACATTCCAGGTGTTCAACCCAGGTACTATGCTGAAGGTGACGAGGTTCATTTTTGGGTGAACTCACTTCGCTCACTTCAGGTGTTGTTCCCAAAGGAGTACTACACGCTTCCCTTCTGTAGGCCGAGTGAAATCATTACAAAGGACGAGTCCATCGGTGAAATCATATGGGGAGATCGTATACAGAATTCCTTGTACGTCAcaaacatgaagaaaaacaCGAACTGTACCGTGCTTCCAAACTGTGACGCAGTTGCCAACACTAAGACCATTTTGAGTAATATAGATGACTTGGAGGGCTCCATTGAAAAGGGGTATCGCGGTTTCATGAACATCGACAACCTTCCCGTTTTCGGAGAGGTGCCACCGGACTTGCTTGCTCATTGTGCCTCCGTCCCAAAGGACATGCGTCACACTTTCTACCGCGGCTATTGGATTGGCACGCCCAGTGCCTGCACCGGTAAAACACTCATTAACAATCACCTTGAATTTGTGATCAAGTACAATCATGCCCCTCATGACCCTAACAAATTCATGGTAGTTGGACTTAAGGCCACGCCTTATAGCATCAAACACAGTGATGACGGGCTGAGTTGTAATGCGGATATGTCCGCCACTGGGAGCGCGTTAGACTATCTTACCACCGATGATGTGCGTGGGGGAGCCGTTGTGCACTGGTCGTATGGCGTCAAATGGGAGAAATCTGATGTTATTTGGGCCACCCGGTGGGATGAATACCTCCACAGCTCGGTTGCAGATTCCAGTCCTGCATTTCACTGGCTTTATGTCTGCAGCAGTTTAGTTGTCGTGCTCATGTGTGCCGCCTCTGTCGCAACCATTCTCATGCGTACTCTCCACAAGGACTTCAGCCGCTACAACTCCCCCGTTCTGGAAgatggtgaggaggaaaGCGGTTGGAAGCTtgttcatgctgatgtgtttCGGCCGCCAGACCGCGCCCCACTGCTTGCCGCCCTAACTGGAAATGGGTACCAGGTGTTGGGCATGAGCGCCGGAACAATGTTATTTGCTTTGCTTGGTTTCCTTTCTCCCGCCCGCCGCGGTGCTCTTTTGAGTGCTGTTATATTTCTGTTCGTGTTTATGTCAGTTGTGTCTGGGTACGTGTGCGGCTTCTTGCTCAAGTACTTTGGACGATGTGAGTGGAAGCACATCTTTTTCTGCGGCTGCGCCTTCCCTGGCGCCATCGTTGGCGTCTACACCTTCGCCAATATCATCAATTATTCCCATGGCTCTTCGGGAACGATTCCATTTTCGCTCTTGTTTATTCTACTGTCGCTGTGGATTCTTATCAGTGTTCCACTTACCGTCCTCGGCGCCTCGTTCTCATTCCGCCAGGAGTCCCTCGCTAATCCTGTCGCTGTTGGCCGTTTAGCGCGCGAGATTCCACCACAGACGTATATGAATCGGACTCTGTTTTTACTGGTGGTTCCTCCCATCTTTCCGCTATGTACAATCATATTAGAGCTCAACTTTGTCCTGCAGGCGCTGTGGTCTGGGCAGGTGTATTATGTGTTTGGGTTTCTGGCGTTGGTGAGCTTTATTTGGGTCATCATAACAGCTCTTGTCACAGTGTTCCATCTATATTACGTTCTGTGCCGTGAGAATCACCAGTGGTGGTGGCCCGCATTCTTCATCCCTGGTGGGTTCGGTGTGCCGCTCTTCGTTTACTCGATTTTCTTCTACATGACGCAATTGGCAATTCAcacttttgcttcctctttACTGTATTTCTTGTACATGGGATTGATATCGTATGCCTATGGGCTGGCAGCGGGAGCAGTGGGGCTCACATCGGGAATTATGTTTGTTCGCAAAATATATGGAAGCATCAAGGTGGACTGA